A single genomic interval of Leptospira sp. WS60.C2 harbors:
- a CDS encoding 1,4-dihydroxy-6-naphthoate synthase — protein sequence MISLAYSPCPNDTFLFYHLIRNPKYPVKEELYDVENLNEFAFQAKFPVTKLSFAAFFHIIDKYILLETGSALGRGCGPLLVRKKNTNTNLTNYKNLYIPGQLTTANLLLSLYTNGTHKPTPIRYDKIIPNLLVEDDSLGVIIHEERFTYEERGLEKVVDLGEWWESSTGYPIPLGAIAIRRDLPRSKALQFQKELQNSLQDAYKEPKEMMEYIRENSQNKEDAVIRAHINLYVNEFTKRLGKEGHDAVSYLFQRAIEAGFIKKPADTLPLFLGES from the coding sequence ATGATTTCACTTGCTTACTCCCCATGCCCAAACGATACATTTCTTTTTTACCATTTGATCCGAAATCCAAAGTATCCAGTGAAAGAAGAACTATACGATGTGGAAAATCTAAATGAGTTTGCCTTCCAAGCCAAATTCCCCGTTACAAAACTTTCCTTTGCTGCGTTTTTTCACATCATAGACAAATACATCTTACTCGAAACAGGATCTGCTTTGGGAAGAGGGTGTGGACCCCTTCTTGTCCGAAAGAAAAATACAAATACCAACCTAACAAACTACAAAAACCTCTACATTCCAGGCCAACTCACGACGGCAAATTTACTTTTATCTCTCTACACAAATGGCACACACAAACCAACACCAATTCGTTATGACAAAATCATTCCCAATCTTTTAGTAGAAGACGATAGTTTGGGAGTCATCATTCACGAAGAACGTTTCACTTATGAAGAACGAGGACTAGAGAAGGTAGTCGATCTTGGAGAATGGTGGGAATCGTCTACTGGATATCCCATTCCACTTGGTGCCATCGCCATCAGGCGCGACCTTCCCAGATCGAAAGCTCTCCAGTTCCAAAAAGAATTACAAAATAGCTTACAGGATGCATATAAAGAACCAAAAGAGATGATGGAATACATCCGTGAAAATTCGCAGAACAAAGAAGATGCGGTAATCCGAGCCCATATCAACTTATATGTAAATGAATTCACAAAACGATTAGGAAAAGAAGGACACGATGCCGTTTCTTATCTATTCCAAAGAGCAATCGAGGCAGGTTTTATCAAAAAACCCGCCGATACTTTACCACTCTTTTTAGGAGAAAGTTAA
- a CDS encoding AZOBR_p60025 family cell surface glycopolymer formation protein encodes MLFFLLGVSGIIYIKTAPYNHSLSSLIGIWEGFYEINPGLVDSHFVIYKSGGYDGQFFYLLAKDLFHEHNWSLIVDSFYFRYHRIGLSFVTGILSYTIGSEHYPIITLIVLLGTFAASVHCIFQLLPKESKWLTMFYLLSPYSLNSNLLLVADSFFVSLAIISYYFYAQKRFFFSFLFFLFTVFTRELGVLFLAPIVLQAFLKKDWKQVFLFSLPGVLFVSFLFYGWLHTPNHLGTNPLSFKDMTDGPFFGFVKSFFDDDKFQFKLKEFPKLLFLVSFLSTLAICFTAIRNSFDQNINLIIPIVGSLLVIAIAEQGYWRSFDNLSRMFTLILPFTLLLKDVTKKLSFKIFLGTSLLLFVFLLIRILFITPSKEYFLAL; translated from the coding sequence TTGCTTTTCTTCCTTTTGGGAGTATCTGGCATCATTTACATCAAAACGGCACCCTACAATCACTCTCTTTCTTCATTGATTGGCATCTGGGAAGGGTTTTATGAGATCAATCCAGGACTGGTCGATTCCCATTTTGTGATTTATAAGTCTGGTGGTTATGATGGACAATTCTTCTACCTGCTCGCAAAAGATCTGTTTCATGAACATAATTGGAGTTTGATTGTAGATAGTTTTTACTTTCGATACCATCGGATTGGCTTATCATTTGTGACAGGGATTCTTTCCTATACAATTGGCAGCGAACATTACCCAATCATTACACTCATTGTACTCTTAGGAACTTTTGCTGCATCAGTACATTGTATATTTCAACTTCTCCCCAAAGAATCAAAGTGGCTTACGATGTTTTACCTTCTCTCTCCTTATTCGCTTAATTCCAATCTGCTACTCGTTGCAGATTCTTTTTTTGTAAGCCTTGCCATCATTAGTTATTATTTTTACGCACAAAAAAGATTCTTTTTCTCCTTTCTCTTTTTCCTTTTCACTGTTTTCACAAGAGAACTTGGTGTTCTGTTCTTAGCGCCGATTGTCTTACAAGCTTTCCTTAAAAAAGATTGGAAGCAGGTATTTCTTTTTTCTTTACCTGGTGTTTTGTTTGTCAGCTTTCTCTTCTATGGCTGGCTCCATACACCCAACCATCTTGGAACCAATCCTCTTAGCTTCAAAGACATGACAGATGGACCATTCTTCGGGTTTGTCAAAAGTTTTTTCGATGATGACAAATTCCAATTCAAACTCAAAGAATTTCCAAAACTTCTGTTTTTAGTTTCCTTTCTGTCAACGCTAGCGATTTGTTTTACTGCGATTCGAAATTCATTTGATCAAAATATCAATCTCATCATACCGATCGTTGGTAGTTTACTCGTGATTGCGATTGCGGAACAAGGATATTGGAGGTCGTTTGACAATCTCAGTCGCATGTTTACCTTGATCTTACCGTTTACTCTACTGCTCAAAGATGTCACCAAGAAGCTGAGTTTTAAGATCTTTCTTGGAACTTCTCTTCTTTTGTTTGTTTTTTTACTGATTCGAATATTATTCATCACACCATCAAAGGAATACTTTTTAGCATTATGA